A single genomic interval of Stieleria maiorica harbors:
- a CDS encoding NAD-dependent epimerase/dehydratase family protein yields MRVFVTGGTGLLGNTVIRTLRERGHEVSAFVRSEPEADVFAGLDVTLVHGRLVPDADGPDADGPDADGPDAGRSNDAPAPDDPVDRAIAQSDGVVHAAAMIHLGWKKIDESMWVNCESTRRIIQSCIRHAKKLAYVGTVNAIALGSPQTIADETTPLDHAGGQVQCAYVRSKRASLELVRRCIADGLQTVILHPGFMLGPWDWKPSSGRMMLEVGTGWKPIAPSGGCSLCDSRDVAAGVIAALQSDSPNGREFILAGHNWTYKKLWTEMAKRMGTRPPIRAAGPGMEYLAGLAGDFWGRVTGVEPDVNSAGVAMSSQYHWYSSRRAEAELGYQIRDADETLDTAAEWIRDRFVLPGKVETS; encoded by the coding sequence ATGCGAGTCTTTGTCACCGGTGGGACCGGGTTGCTCGGAAACACCGTGATCCGCACGCTCAGAGAACGCGGGCATGAGGTGAGCGCTTTCGTCCGCAGCGAGCCCGAGGCCGATGTGTTTGCCGGCTTAGACGTCACCCTGGTTCACGGCCGGCTCGTTCCGGATGCAGATGGGCCCGATGCGGATGGGCCCGATGCGGATGGGCCCGATGCGGGGCGATCAAACGACGCTCCCGCCCCGGACGACCCGGTCGATCGCGCGATCGCACAGTCCGATGGTGTCGTTCACGCCGCGGCAATGATCCATCTGGGCTGGAAAAAAATCGATGAGTCGATGTGGGTCAATTGCGAAAGCACGCGACGCATCATCCAATCCTGCATTCGCCACGCAAAGAAACTCGCCTACGTCGGCACGGTCAACGCCATCGCGCTGGGGTCGCCGCAGACGATCGCCGATGAAACGACTCCCTTGGACCACGCCGGTGGACAAGTGCAGTGCGCCTACGTCCGAAGCAAACGCGCCTCCCTGGAACTGGTTCGCCGCTGCATCGCGGACGGACTCCAAACCGTGATCCTCCATCCGGGGTTCATGCTCGGACCTTGGGATTGGAAACCCAGCAGCGGCCGGATGATGCTGGAGGTCGGGACGGGGTGGAAACCGATCGCCCCCTCGGGCGGTTGCAGCCTGTGTGATTCACGCGATGTCGCCGCAGGCGTGATCGCGGCACTGCAGTCGGATTCACCCAACGGACGCGAGTTCATCCTCGCCGGTCACAACTGGACGTACAAGAAACTGTGGACCGAGATGGCCAAACGGATGGGCACACGACCGCCGATCCGCGCGGCCGGGCCCGGGATGGAGTACCTGGCGGGGCTGGCCGGAGATTTCTGGGGCCGCGTCACCGGCGTGGAACCCGATGTCAATAGCGCCGGCGTCGCGATGAGCAGCCAATACCATTGGTATTCCAGTCGACGCGCGGAGGCGGAACTGGGGTATCAGATTCGCGACGCCGACGAAACGCTTGATACGGCGGCCGAGTGGATTCGTGATCGATTCGTCTTGCCGGGCAAGGTTGAAACGAGCTAG